One window of Legionella pneumophila subsp. pneumophila str. Philadelphia 1 genomic DNA carries:
- a CDS encoding NADH-quinone oxidoreductase subunit D yields MIELKNYTLNFGPQHPAAHGVLRLVLELEGETIVRADPHIGLLHRATEKLAETKPYIQSIGYMDRLDYVSMMCNEHAYVMAIEKLLGIEPPLRAKYIRTMFDEVTRILNHLLWLGATALDIGAMTVFLYCFREREDLFDCYEAVSGARMHATYYRPGGVARDLPDTMPQYKPSRWHSEREIEKKNHNRQGSLLDFLWDFTERFPHCVDEYETLLTDNRIWKQRTVDIGVVSPENALQWGFTGPMLRGSGIAWDLRKKQSYAAYDRVEFDIPVGKTGDCYDRYLVRVEELRQSNRIIRQCIEWLRKHPGPVKVDDYKVSPPRRVVMKHDMEALIHHFKLFTEGFCLPRGEVYSSVEAPKGEFGIYMVSDGANKPYRLKIRAPGFAHLSSFDDMVRGHMLADGVAILASQDIVFGEIDR; encoded by the coding sequence ATGATTGAACTTAAAAATTATACCTTGAATTTTGGCCCACAACATCCTGCTGCACATGGTGTTTTAAGATTGGTTCTTGAGTTAGAGGGTGAAACTATCGTTCGTGCTGATCCACATATTGGATTGCTTCATCGTGCAACGGAAAAATTGGCTGAGACCAAGCCTTACATTCAAAGCATTGGTTACATGGACAGATTAGATTACGTCTCAATGATGTGCAATGAGCATGCTTATGTCATGGCGATTGAGAAATTATTGGGTATAGAACCGCCTTTGCGAGCCAAGTATATACGAACTATGTTTGATGAGGTGACTCGAATTCTGAACCATCTCTTGTGGTTAGGAGCTACTGCATTGGATATTGGTGCAATGACAGTGTTTCTTTATTGTTTCAGAGAGAGAGAAGATTTGTTTGATTGCTACGAGGCAGTTTCAGGAGCACGTATGCATGCTACCTACTATAGGCCAGGAGGGGTAGCAAGAGACTTGCCAGATACTATGCCTCAATACAAACCGTCAAGATGGCATAGCGAAAGAGAGATTGAAAAAAAGAATCACAATCGTCAGGGCAGTCTTTTGGATTTTCTTTGGGACTTTACTGAACGATTTCCCCACTGTGTGGATGAATACGAAACATTGTTGACCGATAATCGTATATGGAAGCAACGTACTGTAGATATTGGTGTCGTTTCACCTGAAAATGCGCTGCAATGGGGGTTTACCGGACCAATGTTAAGAGGCTCCGGTATTGCCTGGGATTTACGCAAGAAACAAAGCTATGCTGCTTACGACAGGGTTGAATTTGATATTCCTGTTGGCAAGACAGGGGATTGTTATGATCGATATTTGGTAAGAGTCGAGGAATTGAGACAATCCAATCGAATTATAAGGCAATGTATTGAATGGTTGCGCAAGCATCCTGGTCCAGTAAAAGTCGATGATTATAAAGTGTCGCCTCCACGCCGTGTAGTAATGAAACATGACATGGAAGCATTAATTCATCACTTTAAATTATTTACCGAAGGCTTTTGTTTACCGCGAGGTGAAGTTTATTCATCTGTTGAAGCGCCAAAGGGCGAGTTTGGGATCTATATGGTGTCAGATGGAGCTAATAAACCTTACCGTCTGAAAATAAGAGCTCCAGGCTTTGCTCATTTATCAAGCTTTGATGATATGGTTAGAGGTCACATGCTAGCTGATGGAGTGGCTATATTGGCAAGTCAAGATATAGTGTTTGGAGAAATTGATCGTTAA
- a CDS encoding NADH-quinone oxidoreductase subunit C: MTKNEYLIEKLQADLANHITELTSAYGEVTIECEVQNLLPVMIELRDREEFSFDQLIDLCGVDYLHYGDYDWETESATEHGFSRGVERQEAKAYAVNKPRFAVVYHLLSTKKNHRLRVKLFVEESHLIVPSVHHLWKSANWFEREAYDLYGILFDGHPDLRRLLTDYGFIGHPFRKDFPLSGEVEMRYDAKLQKVIYAPVDIVPRIVVPKVIRNDNRYIGNEGSKND, translated from the coding sequence ATGACAAAAAATGAGTATTTGATTGAAAAGCTACAAGCTGATTTAGCAAATCATATTACCGAGTTAACCTCCGCATATGGTGAGGTAACTATTGAGTGTGAGGTGCAAAATTTATTGCCTGTTATGATTGAGTTGAGAGACAGAGAGGAATTTTCTTTCGATCAGTTAATTGATCTCTGTGGCGTAGATTATTTGCATTATGGTGATTATGATTGGGAAACAGAGTCTGCGACAGAACATGGATTTTCACGAGGTGTCGAGCGTCAGGAAGCCAAGGCTTATGCTGTAAATAAACCACGATTCGCCGTAGTCTATCATTTATTATCAACCAAAAAAAATCATCGTTTACGAGTCAAATTATTTGTAGAAGAATCCCATTTAATTGTTCCATCAGTACATCATTTATGGAAGTCTGCTAACTGGTTTGAGCGGGAAGCTTATGATTTATATGGAATTTTATTCGATGGCCATCCTGATTTAAGACGGCTACTGACGGATTATGGTTTTATAGGCCACCCTTTCCGCAAGGATTTTCCACTCAGTGGAGAGGTAGAAATGAGATATGATGCAAAACTGCAAAAGGTAATATATGCCCCTGTAGACATTGTGCCAAGAATTGTAGTTCCAAAGGTTATTCGTAACGATAACCGCTACATAGGTAATGAAGGTAGCAAAAATGATTGA
- a CDS encoding NuoB/complex I 20 kDa subunit family protein, with translation MAVAELEKKGFELTTVEKLVGWARSGSMWPMTFGLACCAVEMMHVGAARYDLDRFGIIFRPSPRQSDVMIVAGTLCNKMAPALRKVYDQMPEPRWVISMGSCANGGGYYHYSYSVVRGCDRIVPVDVYVPGCPPTAEALLYGIIQLQNKIRRKPVLEA, from the coding sequence ATGGCGGTTGCAGAACTAGAAAAAAAAGGTTTTGAGTTAACTACGGTCGAAAAATTGGTTGGTTGGGCACGCAGTGGCTCCATGTGGCCAATGACATTTGGCTTAGCTTGCTGTGCCGTGGAAATGATGCACGTGGGAGCAGCACGCTATGATTTGGACAGGTTTGGTATTATTTTCCGCCCCAGTCCACGCCAGTCAGATGTCATGATTGTAGCAGGGACTTTATGTAACAAAATGGCCCCGGCACTCAGAAAAGTTTATGATCAGATGCCAGAACCACGCTGGGTTATTTCGATGGGGTCTTGTGCCAATGGTGGGGGATATTATCATTATTCCTATTCAGTGGTTCGTGGCTGCGATCGTATTGTGCCAGTCGATGTCTATGTTCCTGGCTGTCCACCAACAGCAGAAGCGTTGTTATATGGCATTATTCAACTACAGAATAAAATCAGGCGAAAACCTGTTTTAGAGGCATAA
- a CDS encoding NADH-quinone oxidoreductase subunit A, which yields MLSQYLPVLVFIIVALILGAVMIGAGSLLSKHSPDSAKNSPYECGFGAFESSHIPFDVRFYLVAILFIIFDLETAFFFPWALALRKIGWFGFYAMMLFLGLLVIGFIYEWKRGALEWE from the coding sequence ATGCTATCTCAATATCTACCCGTTCTCGTTTTTATAATTGTTGCCTTGATTTTAGGTGCAGTAATGATAGGCGCTGGTTCTTTGCTTTCCAAGCATAGTCCGGATAGCGCTAAAAACTCCCCCTATGAGTGTGGTTTTGGCGCCTTTGAAAGCTCCCATATCCCGTTTGATGTACGGTTTTATCTGGTGGCTATTTTATTTATTATTTTTGATCTGGAAACAGCATTCTTTTTTCCTTGGGCCTTGGCATTACGTAAAATAGGATGGTTTGGCTTTTATGCTATGATGTTATTTCTTGGACTGTTGGTTATAGGTTTTATTTATGAATGGAAAAGAGGCGCCCTAGAGTGGGAATAA
- the secG gene encoding preprotein translocase subunit SecG produces the protein MYQLILMIHVLIAVILIGLVLIQHGKGADIGAAFGSGASNTLFGSQGTGGFLFKLTGGLAITFFITSLMLSYMVSTQNQKAGQLAIPQQTGAPVSSVPVPVEKNNKK, from the coding sequence ATGTATCAATTGATATTAATGATTCATGTCTTAATTGCTGTAATTTTAATAGGCTTGGTTCTTATCCAACATGGCAAGGGTGCTGATATAGGTGCTGCTTTTGGTTCTGGCGCATCAAACACGTTATTTGGAAGTCAAGGTACTGGTGGCTTCTTGTTCAAGTTAACTGGTGGTCTGGCAATAACTTTTTTTATTACCAGTTTGATGCTGTCTTATATGGTTTCTACGCAGAACCAAAAGGCAGGACAGTTAGCTATTCCTCAACAAACCGGTGCTCCAGTCAGTTCAGTCCCAGTGCCAGTTGAAAAAAATAATAAGAAGTAA
- the tpiA gene encoding triose-phosphate isomerase: MRQKIVAGNWKMNGQIQQVTELVSQIEELIGFDCAAQVAVMPPSIYIPKVRDCLRTGKIVVGAQNVYPKDYGAYTGELSAPMLKDFDCRYVLVGHSERRQFFHEDENFVAQKFHHVKDHGMIPVLCVGETLSERENGKTEQVIAQQVLAVSAKGKDCFRDCVVAYEPVWAIGTGKTATPEQAQKIHQFIRDLVGEINDSDAKHLTLIYGGSVNENNAKALFSMPDIDGGLVGGASLNAKQFVEIVKCIN, translated from the coding sequence GTGAGGCAAAAGATAGTTGCTGGTAACTGGAAAATGAATGGCCAGATTCAACAGGTGACTGAATTGGTTTCGCAAATTGAGGAATTAATTGGCTTTGATTGCGCAGCACAGGTTGCTGTAATGCCTCCCAGCATTTATATACCCAAGGTAAGAGACTGCTTAAGGACGGGGAAGATTGTAGTAGGTGCGCAAAATGTTTATCCGAAAGATTATGGTGCCTACACAGGTGAACTGTCAGCTCCCATGCTTAAAGATTTTGATTGCCGATATGTTCTGGTAGGACACTCGGAGCGCAGGCAATTTTTTCATGAAGATGAAAATTTTGTGGCGCAAAAATTCCACCATGTCAAAGATCATGGTATGATACCTGTTCTTTGTGTTGGTGAAACTCTTTCTGAAAGAGAGAATGGAAAAACAGAGCAGGTTATTGCTCAACAGGTGCTCGCAGTGAGTGCAAAAGGGAAAGATTGTTTTCGTGATTGCGTAGTGGCTTATGAGCCTGTATGGGCAATTGGGACAGGAAAAACTGCTACACCTGAACAGGCACAAAAAATACACCAGTTTATTAGAGATCTGGTTGGAGAAATAAATGATAGCGATGCGAAACATTTGACGCTCATATATGGTGGCAGTGTTAATGAAAATAATGCAAAAGCCTTATTTTCCATGCCAGATATTGATGGAGGGTTAGTGGGTGGAGCATCGTTGAATGCAAAACAATTTGTGGAAATTGTGAAATGTATCAATTGA
- the lepA gene encoding Dot/Icm type IV secretion system effector LepA: MNEIILHLMNEISTLTPPINPLNLKQIFSSTLLPEGKAPVEVESQLNLLLLIKKYVDEYSSLAEEQEEYKRKKHKLDEVMKKGEELQRKISDLAKKIEHAKNELNPLYKEIEPKANEVLSKQNPLAPPYKFPEYGEVQKSIVVGHYSYLFKTSKEIETTRAKLKLVLLKNKWNALMADLSQFGIQPPVEEDAVDSLQKFIAAVELEIKKLTRACEKWDELQKRFAKQLSATDINKKETELEKQIELLLKDLGRIETVVTNHSLAPDLKAELTRKFQESEDTQGLIQEYQNQIDGLLSNFNPSSWLSWYSDSNYSDNQQKLKNSVSFLQLLAQQKELKIKHHELVKQQELLIKAIPETPSNEEDISIYKKLVPDAIDLINEIPIESIPNFVLPSGLSYDSSPADFYLVLLILMPKVSEKKEQFSQALEKLQEMPALGKQIQQLRSGYDLPITMDVQLPSLQEAEESKDSLNEEDPLKEELKSQIKLCQSYLETAKQIDLLMKDHGQTTNEAKALIEQLRLISNQPLKNEDINSIKEDLSTLANQIQSLVSELNQLPLPNLSGEKIDPPLEKQEIAVDKTIPLTVELMHPAQVIQIGNDSPIEKQQLDNEEETPVVLESLRPRPVIHKESESITQKLQVDNGQEMPVVLDSTCTPQAIHKELESTTEKLQVDNGHEIPVVLESTRSPQIIHTESESVGKKQHVEVEQEIPVTLELIRPSSMVEKDSVATVEKQQVTERQETPIVLESTRLSPMVQKDTGLSGEKQHKEIEQEISVVTELTPHTQVVRQGSESSLEQQVPNGQETLAVVKSSPSEPLRPSTPEVPAISRKPNGLSLFNGHDELSEDNILAFFDEAGNQISISSEEDSETFTVDRGKVISSGIDKAFKEKPVSTGHELDKLSNPQHQESAPSISPLPPSSILLKQKLDSFHVQNMEYIKQHSEEIQLWYKGLYDAAQSSCVNEALGLKALHLLKDILFELKNQNDLSVLLAYKRMCPNPLQDIQNILRLKPALPIVDESIDEEQQLKNWPEELQKFHQQYVKLKKEHPLEAELFIQAIHSLISIKHLMELPDAKTSNREAMPLITQDPRYEPLKRHRGFIRAWEYIEDFFRMLIGKLTGQDEYEYSKRPCFFKTRSHRLLEEVDTILHSMAPTSS, from the coding sequence ATGAACGAAATCATACTGCACTTAATGAATGAAATCTCTACCTTGACTCCACCAATTAACCCCTTAAATTTAAAGCAAATATTTAGTTCAACCCTACTGCCGGAAGGAAAAGCTCCTGTTGAAGTTGAATCCCAGTTAAATCTTTTATTGTTAATTAAAAAATATGTTGATGAATATTCCAGTTTAGCTGAAGAACAAGAAGAGTATAAAAGAAAAAAACACAAACTAGATGAGGTCATGAAAAAAGGAGAAGAACTGCAAAGAAAAATTTCTGATTTGGCTAAAAAAATTGAGCACGCAAAAAATGAATTAAATCCTTTATACAAAGAAATCGAGCCTAAAGCGAACGAAGTCCTGTCCAAACAAAATCCATTAGCGCCTCCTTATAAATTCCCTGAATACGGAGAGGTTCAAAAATCAATCGTGGTTGGGCACTACAGTTATCTCTTCAAAACCAGTAAGGAAATAGAAACTACACGTGCCAAATTAAAGCTGGTTTTGCTGAAAAATAAATGGAATGCCTTAATGGCAGATTTGTCTCAGTTCGGCATTCAACCCCCTGTGGAAGAAGATGCTGTTGATAGTTTACAAAAATTTATAGCTGCAGTTGAATTGGAAATTAAAAAATTAACTCGCGCTTGTGAAAAATGGGATGAATTGCAAAAGCGATTCGCCAAACAATTATCTGCAACTGATATTAATAAAAAAGAGACTGAGCTAGAAAAACAAATTGAACTATTGCTTAAAGACCTGGGTCGTATTGAAACCGTAGTAACTAACCACTCCCTGGCACCCGATTTAAAAGCAGAGTTAACCAGGAAATTTCAAGAAAGTGAAGACACTCAAGGATTGATACAGGAATACCAAAACCAGATTGATGGATTATTATCTAATTTTAACCCATCTTCCTGGCTTTCATGGTATTCGGATTCTAATTATTCTGATAATCAGCAAAAACTTAAGAATTCAGTTAGCTTCCTGCAATTATTAGCTCAACAAAAAGAGCTAAAAATCAAACATCATGAACTTGTGAAACAGCAAGAACTGTTGATTAAAGCGATACCAGAAACTCCTTCAAATGAAGAGGATATATCTATTTATAAAAAATTAGTTCCTGATGCCATTGACCTGATAAATGAAATACCAATAGAAAGTATACCAAATTTTGTTTTACCAAGTGGCCTTTCTTATGACTCTTCGCCGGCCGATTTTTATTTGGTACTTCTCATTCTCATGCCAAAAGTTTCGGAAAAGAAGGAACAATTTTCACAAGCGTTGGAAAAACTTCAAGAAATGCCTGCTCTGGGCAAACAAATACAACAACTAAGAAGTGGATACGATTTACCTATAACTATGGATGTACAACTTCCAAGTTTGCAAGAAGCTGAAGAAAGTAAAGATTCATTGAATGAAGAGGATCCACTTAAAGAAGAGTTAAAAAGCCAGATTAAACTATGCCAATCTTATCTTGAAACAGCCAAGCAAATTGATTTGCTTATGAAAGATCATGGACAAACAACCAATGAAGCAAAAGCACTTATTGAGCAATTACGTTTAATTTCAAATCAACCACTAAAGAACGAAGACATAAACTCTATTAAAGAAGATTTATCTACTCTTGCCAATCAAATCCAATCCCTTGTGTCTGAATTAAATCAATTACCTTTGCCTAATCTGTCCGGTGAAAAAATTGATCCTCCATTGGAAAAACAGGAAATAGCAGTAGATAAAACAATCCCTCTTACTGTGGAATTGATGCACCCTGCCCAAGTAATTCAGATAGGCAATGATTCTCCCATAGAAAAACAGCAGCTAGACAATGAGGAAGAAACGCCGGTTGTTCTGGAATCATTACGCCCCCGTCCAGTCATTCATAAGGAATCTGAATCTATCACCCAAAAACTGCAAGTAGACAATGGACAAGAAATGCCGGTTGTTCTGGATTCAACATGCACTCCTCAAGCCATTCATAAGGAACTTGAATCTACCACTGAAAAACTGCAAGTAGACAATGGACACGAAATACCGGTTGTTCTCGAGTCAACACGCTCTCCTCAAATCATTCATACTGAGTCTGAATCTGTTGGTAAAAAACAGCATGTAGAAGTAGAGCAAGAGATACCAGTCACACTGGAATTAATACGACCCTCTTCTATGGTTGAAAAGGATTCCGTGGCTACTGTAGAAAAACAGCAAGTAACTGAGAGACAGGAAACACCAATCGTCCTTGAATCAACACGACTCTCTCCTATGGTTCAGAAAGACACTGGGCTTTCTGGCGAAAAGCAACATAAAGAGATAGAACAAGAAATATCTGTCGTTACGGAATTAACACCCCACACCCAAGTGGTTCGGCAAGGCTCTGAGTCCAGTTTAGAACAACAAGTACCCAACGGACAAGAAACACTGGCTGTTGTCAAATCAAGCCCATCGGAACCATTGAGACCATCAACCCCTGAAGTTCCAGCTATATCCAGGAAACCAAATGGCTTGTCATTATTTAATGGTCACGATGAATTATCAGAAGATAATATTTTAGCCTTTTTTGATGAGGCTGGTAATCAAATTAGCATCTCATCTGAAGAAGATTCTGAGACGTTTACCGTAGACAGGGGAAAAGTAATTTCCTCAGGGATTGATAAAGCATTTAAAGAAAAGCCTGTTTCTACAGGCCATGAGTTAGATAAATTATCAAATCCTCAACACCAGGAATCTGCCCCTAGCATCTCCCCTTTACCACCATCTTCTATCCTGCTTAAGCAAAAATTAGATTCATTTCATGTACAAAACATGGAATATATAAAGCAACATTCAGAAGAAATACAGCTATGGTATAAAGGTTTATATGATGCAGCGCAAAGTTCTTGTGTAAATGAGGCATTGGGTCTTAAAGCACTTCATCTTTTAAAAGACATCTTGTTTGAATTAAAAAATCAAAATGATTTATCTGTATTACTAGCTTACAAGCGCATGTGCCCAAACCCATTGCAAGATATACAAAATATTCTCCGCTTAAAACCTGCTCTGCCTATAGTTGATGAATCGATTGATGAAGAACAGCAATTAAAGAATTGGCCTGAAGAATTGCAAAAATTTCATCAGCAATATGTAAAATTGAAAAAGGAACATCCATTGGAA